GGACGAACAGTCGCAAGTGGGGGTCGTGATAAAACCCTCCGCCTTTGGGATGTCGCTATCGGTGAACAACGCAGAACTTTCACTGGACATACGGGAGTTATTTTTACTGTTGCCTTCAGTCCCGATGGATTAACCCTCGCAAGTGGGGGTGAAGATCAAATAATCCGTCTCTGGGATACAGGCACAGGTGAACAACATACGACAATCAAAGGGCATACAGCATCTATCAAAAGTGTTGCTTTCAGCCCGGATGGAACAATACTCGCAAGTGGTAGTAGAGACGGCACAGTCCGCTTGTGGGACCTAAAAAAATGAACACAACGGAATTAAATCCGAATCTAACCGCAGCACCACAAGAAGTAGGACTATCAGCAAAACGGCTTGCGTGTGTCTCTACAACTACACAGAAGTTCATCAACGAAGAGCGACTCGCTGGTGCGGTCACAGTCGTGGCGCGACGCGGTAAAATAGCACACTTTGAAACACAGGGCATGATGGACATTGAATCGGCTAAACCGATGCAAAAGGATACCATCTTCCGCATCTATTCAATGACCAAACCAATTGCTGCCGTGGCAATAATGATGCTCTATGAGGACGGAAAACTACAACTGGATGCCCCAGCTTCGGTCTATATACCCGAATTAGGAGGATTAAAGGTTACCAAGGATCCTGATGCTGAGACACTCGGACTCGTTGAAGTGGACCGGGAAATGGCAGTTCTCGACCTGATGCGGCATACTGCCGGACTGCCCGGTGCTGCTCGATATATGGCTGGAAAAACGGCAATTGATGAACGTTACCGAGAAGTCGGTCTGCACCGTTTACATGTCTGCAATCTACAAGAGATGGTTGAGAGGCTCGGTAAGATCCCGTTGTTGTATCAACCCGGATCGAAATGGCACTATAGTATCGCTGCAGATGTTTTGGGTAGACTCGTTGAGGTAATTTCCGGTCAGTCTTTCGATGTGTTCTTAGCTGAACGGATCTTTCAACCGTTGGGTATGGTGGATACTGGATTCTACGTTCCGTCAGAGAAGATCGACCAGTTCGCTGGGATGTACGGTCCAAAACCCGGGGGAGGCTTGCAGGCTGTTGATGCACCAGAAGGTGGAACCGGTCATATCTCCGAAACCAGTTTTAAACGGAACCCGAAATTCTTATCCGCCGGTGGCGGTTTGGTCTCTACCGCTGCCGATTTTTCCAAGTTTTGCCTGATGCTCTCATGCAAAGGTGCGCTCGACAGAAAACGACTGATGAAAGCCGAGTCTGTTGAATTGATGACCTCCAATCATCTACCGGAGCATTTGATACCGCTCGACAAAAAACCTGAAGCACGTTATGCAGGACTCGGTTTCGGATTGGGTGTCTCGGTTCGAGTACAACAGACCGATTGGATACCTGCCTCTCAAATTCGTGAATACGGATGGATTGGTGGTGCAAGCACCGAATTCTGGATTTCACCGCGAGATGAATTAGTAGCAATCACGCTCGCGCAGCACCTCCCTTTTTCAGAGCTGAGCGAAAAAATTAAACCACTCGTCTACGGTGCAATTTTGAAAGAATAATTCTCAGTAACTTTTTTAACTAATACCAATTCTAATTGATAATTCCTCTTAAAAGGTTGACTATTTTTCAGCGATGCTCGGTGCGGTTAGAAACCGCACCTACCGGGTGTGGTGTGAGTGGGTTCGGTTAATGCGAGATAAACTTTTAGAAATGGTATAACAACTGGCACCTAATAACCTATAACCACTAAAATGATTATCAAAAATACGCCAGAGCATATAAGCACGGATCAGATCGTGCTGTTCCCATTTGATGACTATAGTCTTCCATTCCAACACGGTGTCCGTTTACAACTTGTGCCTTATAGAGCCGGTGTCGATCAGACGCAGATTGTGGTCCATCCTGGTCCGCCTGGGACCCCGGACTGTTCCCGTGTTATCTATTACGGGTCTGTCCATTGTGTCGGCGACGAATTCTGGATGTGGTATCTCGGACAAGGTGAGGATGATCATTGGCATCATCGGGTCTGTTTCGCAAAAAGTCGAGATGGATACAACTGGGAAAAGCCAGAACTTGGACTCGTAGAATACAACGGCTCTACCCGAAACAATCTCGTTGATATTCAAGGTGGACAATATCATATTCAGGCATGTGTCGTGTATTATGAACCCGATGACCCGGATCCTACACGTCGGTTCAAAGCCATCATTGAGACCTCCAAGTATACCCCAAAATTCGCAGCCATGTTTAGTGAGGATGGACTCCAATGGCACGAAGCCGAACGGCATCCGAATCCACCCTCCTGTGAGATGTCTGGTATTACGAAGTTCAACGGTTGCTATTACCTAAGTGCCCACGGCGGCAGTCATACAGGTCCAACACGGCAGATGGTAGTATATACTTCTTACGATTTTGAACATTGGATGGAAGCCTCGTGCTTAGGTTTCAGGCGTGGTAATATCCCACCACGATCTATAGTATACGGTGCGCACCAAGGTGAGCAGGTCCATCTCGGTGCAGCCCTCTGGAACCGTGGGAATGTAATCCTCGGTCTCTACGGACAGTGGCACGGACCTGAAAATAACGATCGTCGGCACGTGACGATGGACCTCGGCTTAGTTGTCAGCAACGATGCACTCCACTATCGGGAACCAATTCCCGATTTTCAGATGGTAGAAGCAGCAGAGGACGACTTTGAGCATCTACCGACACCGATGAATTTCAAACACGCCGCACTTATGCAAGGACAAGGTTTTGAGAACATCGGCGACGAGACGCTCTTCTGGTATGCTCCTTGGCCAGAGCAGCTTAGCAACGGGGTCAGGATTGCGACGTGGAAACGTGATCAACTCGGTTATCTTCAGGCAGCAGAAATGACACGAAAAACGGCACAGCCACGACACGTAATTTCAGCACCTATTGACCTTGAAGGGCAACCTTGCACAGTAGCACTGAATGTTGAAGGTTTGTCGGAGCACGCACAGGTTACAGTTGACATCCTGAATGAACGTTTCCAACCCCTTGAAGGGTATTCCGGGGAAGACTGTCTCCCCCTCACCTCAGGATTTCAGCAAATGATAAAGTGGAAACGGAGATCGCGTGTTGAACATCAAGTCGATGCAATCCGAATCCGGCTCAATTACACCGGAATTCGTCCAGAGGACCCGAAGGTCTACGCCATTTACGTGAAAAAAGCACGGATATCTTGATTTCAATCTCAATTTCTGCTAAAATGTAATGGAGACATGGGAGGGAAAAATCATGCTTTTTCTATACAGATTAGACAAACTGCGCTCCGAAGTGCTACTATCAGTCATAGGGTTGATACTTTGCCTAACGGCGTGCGGTCCGAAACCCATTCCCTATTCACAAAACACAGAGGGTTCTGAACCCAGCGAAGTCGCTGTCGCACACTACAATTGGGGAATGGCTTATGCTGATCAAGGCAATTTGGCACAAGCTATTACTGAACTCACGTTGGCGATTCGGAACGAACCGGGGTGGGTAATGCCGTTTTTCACGTTGGGTGTTATCTATGGAAACCAAGGTGAACTTGATAGAGCAATTCAAGCCTGGGAGCGAGCCACGCAACTGGATGCTGATTTCGCAAAAGCGCATTACAATCTTGCTGTTGCCTATTCACATAAGGCAGAGAAAACACTCTCAATCGCTGCCTTGCGTGAGGCGATTCGAGTAGACGAAGCAGCACTTGCCGCTGCGAAAACGGAACCCGCATTCGATCTCATTCGGAACACACCGGAATTCCAAGAATTAGAGCGATCGGCTGAAGAAAAGGATTCGCAAGACTGACACCGCACCGGTCAAGATATGGCACGTTACACAACCCTTTCATCTTCAGAACTCGCACACATCGTAGCGCAATACCCGATCGGTACACCACTGAAACTTGAGGAAATGCTCGGTGGGTTCGGCAACAGCAACTTCAAATTGACAACTACAGCAGGTGAGTTCCTGTTGAAAATTTGCGATGAAAAAGATCCAGCAGAACTCCAGATGCAAATCTCCTTGTTGCAGCATCTCTGTGAACACGCATATCCAACAGTCTATCCGATTCTGACAAAAGACCTGAGACCCCTCACGCACGAGACAGTTGGCAGCGTGATGCTCTACCCATTCCTACAAGGCGAGCAACCCCAATCTTCGCCGGCTACCCTTGAGCAGATAGGTGAAGCACTGGCAAAATTGCACCGCATCCCCCCAATTGATGGACTCCCGCGCTTCCCTATGGGCATCTCACAGATGGTTCCCTTTTTCAAGGAAGTTCAAGGTACACAGTTTGCGACACATCCATTTGTTGAATTGCTGAAATCGCAGTTAGAGTCCATGAAACCTCAACTCAATGCGTCGCTTCCAATGGGGCTTCTACACGGTGACCTTTTTTTGGATAACACGCTCTTCAATGAAGATCAGATGGTAGCGATCCTTGACTTTGAAGAAGGGTGTTATGATGTGCTCCTAATTGATGTCGGGATGACTATCATTGGGTGTTGTTACACGCCGGAGCATGCGTTGAATCTTAAGGCGGCACACCGATTTTTAGACGCTTACAATGCTGTGCGTCCGTTGACAGAACGTGAATGGAAGCATCTGGACTGCTTCGTTCATTATGCCGCCCTCTCTATAGCGTTCTGGCGATTTAGACAATTTAATATCCGCCGACCGGATGCACACCGCGCCGATACATATCAGGAGATGCTAACGCGCAGCGAACAGTGGATGATAGCAAATAGCAGATAGCGGATAGCGAAGAGGACGTTTGGTCACGCTGCGCGTCTTTGCTAATTGCTAAAAGCCAATAGCCAATATGTCTTTAATACGATTGGAACACATCACTAAATTGTACGATCCAGACCTAATTCTGGACGATATATCGGTCTCAATTGAGCATGGAGATCGACTTGGGTTAATTGGTCGTAACGGAACTGGAAAAACAACGTTAATTAAAATTATCAATGGTATGCTTGCCAATTTTAAAGGTAAAGTTGTTGCTGCGAAGGGATTGCGTATCGGATACCTTAGTCAAGAACCCGAACTCGCCCGTGATTGTACCTTAAGGCAGGAGATGCTCAAAGTCTTTGAGAAACGGCGCGCCCTTGAAGATAAGATGCTCCTGTTGGCAGAAGAGATGGAGGCGCAGGAATCTCCAACCCTCCTTGCACAGTACGCCCAAATTCAGGAACAGCATGAGCGACTTGGCGGTTATGATTACGAGCATCAGATTAACCGTATTCTTGGTGGCTTAGGTTTCAGCGAACTCGATTTCAACCTTCCAATCGGTGTCCTGAGTGGAGGTCAGAAAAGTCGGGCAACCCTTGCCAAGCTCCTCCTTGAGCAGCCAGACCTCCTCCTTTTTGATGAACCGACGAATCACCTTGACATCAACGGTATTGAATGGCTCGAAAATTATCTCAATAACGAATACGCCGGTGCAGTCCTCGTTGTTTCTCACGATCGCTATTTTTTGGACAAGGTTGTCCGAAAAATTTGGGAACTCGAAGAACATAAGATAAAAATTTATCGTGGGAACTATTCCAAATACATTGAAACCAAAAGAGTTGAACAATTAGTCGGTGAGCGCGCCTTCAAAAAACAGCAAGCATTTATCGCACACGAAGAAGATTTTATTCACCGGAACATCGCAGGACAACGTACACGAGAGGCACAAGGCAGACGAAAAAAACTTGCACGGTTAGAGAGGGTCGAGAAACCGAAACGCGAGGCACCCACCTTCAAACTGACTTTTACACCTGAAGCGCGCGGTGGAAACGATATTCTCCGATGCCAAAACGTTAGCAAAGCCTTTGGCGATAAAGTCATCTTTACGAACTTGAATTTTGAGGTGTACCGCCGTGACATTGTCGGAATTATCGGGGCAAACGGCACCGGAAAGACGACACTATTCCGCATGGTTTTAGGCGAGGAACTGCCTACACAGGGCGAAATGTGGGTCGGACCCACGCTCAAATTTGGACACTATGCCCAAGAATTGGAAGGACTCAACCCAAATAATGAAATCATTGACGAAATCTGGGAGTTGTGTCCGCAGCAGACCCAAGGAGAAATCCGCAGCTTCCTCGGCAAATTCTTGTTTTCTGGCGATGATGTCTTCAAACGGATTGGGAACCTCAGCGGCGGCGAGCAGAGCCGTGTATTACTCGCGAAATTACTATTAGAGAACGCGAACGTTTTACTTCTTGATGAACCGACGAACCATCTTGATATTCCAGCACGTGAGGCTCTCGAGGCAGCACTGGCAGAATATCCCGCAACGCTTTTCATTATTTCTCACGATCGATATCTCTTGAGTAACCTTGCAACCAAGCTACTGATTTTTGACGGGAACCCCGGCGGAACCGCTAATCTCTTTGAAGGCAATTATGCTGAGTACGCGACACAGCAGCAACAGGCACTCCAAGAAGATCAGCCATTACCTGAAGAAGTTCAAGAATCAAAACCCGCACAGCCTTCTCAACCGAGACGTAAGTCGAAGTCCAAGCGCAAGCGGAAGATAAAGGCACAACGTCTGGTCGGAAGTAACTAAATTATTGGACACTTTTCGCGCCCCGGACCCAGTTGACTTCAACGGAAACCACCATGAAACGTAGTGGAATGGTGACCAGATTTAATAGTTTAAAAGATTTAATTTGACATTCCAGGAAAATTAATGTATAATTATTATATCCTATACGACATAAATAATATCCGATATGAGAGATATTATTTTTATCGTATGTTTTGACTTATACATTATTTTACCAATATCAACTTTCAACAGCAAGTTTGACTTGCGAGTGCCGCCAGAAATGTCTAAAGATCAGGAATTCCATAGTGATATTGACCTTATAATGCGTGTGATGCGTCATGCGCAGGCTGCTGTCAAATCCAGATTTATTCAGGATATCGTTCCGAATCGTCTGACGATCGTCCAGTTTAATGCCCTACAACATCTGCATTGGTATGGGCACGAGGCTGGGATGTCAGTCAGTGAGTTAGGTGAGCATTTAGGGCTTGCCCATAACACAACGTCTGGCTTGGTGAGTCGTCTCGAACGACACGGCTGGGTCGTCCGTCGGAGGTGCGACCAAGATCGGAGACGCTCTCGGATTAAACTCACACCGAAGTCTGAGGAGCTCTTCCGTGAGTCCGTAAAACACGCGACAAACTTTTGGCAGCGCACATTTGGGCAGCTCTCCACGCAGGAGCAGGAAAACTTGATTGACGGCTTAAAACGGTTGAAACAGGTAATGGCGAAGCCAGTCTGGCCAAGTTATGCACAACTGCACCCACGTGATGCCGATCATCTGAAGGAACGGTTTGAAGCCGATTTGGACGAACTCGCACAGGCAAAGCTCAAACTTGTCGGAATGCGGTTGATTCTCGCACGGATTGCCGAGAAACGAGATGAACATGAACTCGCGGCGTACCTGAATCAGGCTGCTTCCGAAGAAATACGCCATACGAATCAACTATTGGTCCTCCTCGGTCACGGTGAAAATTTCAAGACCCTCCTCTCGACACTCGTCCATGAAGACAGAGTCGTCTATGAGGAACTCTTAGCCTTGCTTGAAACTGCACCCTACACCGAGGATGATGAAGAATTAACGCTTTTACAACAGATGGTTCAAGATAACCAAAGATATAGACGTTGGTTTCGCAGTGTCCACAAACAAACGAATCAGTGACTTCTATTTTGTCAACAGCCATCAACGTTTCTGGTTTTGTCAAGCACCCGTCTTGAAAAAACGAGACTTTTTCCCGGCTGATGACGCTTAAGAGGAGAATATGCAGTCCCAAAGCTCTGAGAAAGTTCCACTAGACTGTTACGATGATACTGAGTTAATTGAGCAATTTCAAAACGGCGATAACGCTGCGTTTGACGCGCTCTTTACCCGCTACCAAAAACGCACCTATCGACTCGTACAACGTTTCGTCTCTAACCCTGAAGATGCCTCAGATTTGACGCAGGATGCCTTCATTCGGGCATATCAGGGATTGGGAGATTTCAAGAGTCAGTGCCAGTTTTACAGTTGGCTTTACCGCATTACGGTCAATCTCTGTATTGACTTCTTGCGGAAGAAATCAAGATCGGAAGTGCTCCTGTACGACTCCGATGAATCTGGCGAGTTGCCGATGGCAAATATCGCCGATCCGCGCTCAGAGTCCCCAGCAAAAGCGGTTGAGAATAAAGAGTTGAGAGCGCACATCCGAAAAGCCGTCCGACGACTCCCACCAAAGCAACGCCAAATCTTCATTTTGCGACACTGGAACGGGTTGTCGCTTAAAGATATAGCTGCTACTGTTGGTAGATCCGATGGAACGGTTAAGGCGCATCTGCTTCATGCACATCGTAACCTCCGCAAACATCTCCGTCCCTATCTACGGGAGACAGACTTCTAATTGGGTAGGTGCGGTTTTCCAACCGCACCAAAACTCGGCGGAACGGTTTACGCGCTCTCAACCTCGCTGGTAAAGAGTGCCTCAATGAAATCTGTCCCCGCAAAGTCTCGTAAGTCGTCAATCTTCTCACCTATCCCGATGAGTTTGACGGGTGCCCCAATTTCGGCGTTCACCCCAATAACTATCCCACCTTTTGCGGTGCCATCCAGTTTTGTAACCGCTACACCTGTAATTGGCACAGCGTCGTTGAAAATCTTCGCTTGCATTAACGCGTTTTGACCGACTGTTCCATCGACGACAAGTAACACTTCATGCGGTGCGCCTGCGTGGGCTTTCGCCATAACACGACCAATTTTCGAGAGTTCATCCATAAGCGGTTTTTTGGTATGCAATCTGCCAGCGGTGTCGACGATTAACACATCAGCATTCCGATGTTTTGCTGCGTGAATCGCGTCGAACACAACTGAGGCGGGTTCGGCACTATCTCCGCCACGAATGAGTTCCGCACCGGCACGTTCACACCAAATCGCGAGTTGATCTTCCGCTGCCGCCCGAAATGTATCGCCCGCAGCGACAACCACACGGTGTCCATCCGTAATAAACCGGCTCGCGAGTTTTCCGATCGTTGTTGTCTTGCCTGCACCATTTACACCAAGCACTAAAATTGTATACGGCTTTTCGGCTTCTATTTCCAGCGGTACATCCTCACCAAGCAGCTTCAAAATTTCTGATTTCAGCACCGATTCTAACGCTGAAGAATCGCTTAACCCTTCTGCTTCCACCCGTTCTCTGACGTTATCCATTAGGGTCAGAGTGGTATCAACACCTACATCCGACTGGATTAAAATCTCCTCAATCTCTTCCATCAAATCTTCGTCAATTCTTCTTCCAACGCGGAGGAGTCCTGACAACTGAGACAAGAGTTGGTTTCGTGTTTTCGTCAACCCAGATTTGAGTCGATTAAACCAATTTTCCTGTTCGTCTCCGGCATCAGATTCAACTTCGTCTTTATCACGACCTTTAAATAGATTTCTTAGCATTATCTCTCCTTTTTTACTACTCATCAGACTTCAGCAGTTAGCCAGAGAACACTGCGGATATTCAAACAATGACAACTGCGACACGATCTACTGACAGCCGACTGCTGATAGCCAATTGCTATTCTTATGATACAGTAACAGGGGGTGGAAAGGCAAACAAAAAACAGTATGTTTCACGAAAAAAGTCGTTATTTCAGTTGATAGTGATTTGCTACTGATAGTGATTTGCTACAACCCCTCTCTTAACTTATAACTTATAATTTATAACCACTTTACAAATTTCCTTGCAATACTTGCCATTTTGTCGTAAATTAAAGGATATTGTAAACACACATTCCTAAGCGCACGTTTATTTAGGTATTTAGAAATTCTACAGAATCCATTGGTTTTATACCTATAAATTGAGGAATTAATCATGAAAATCCAAACACGACACCAATTGCTACTTAATCTCGCAGTGATGGCCACACTGTGTCTATTCTTTACCGCCTGCACCAGTGAAAAGGCTTTGGAGGAGCTTGTTCAAACATCGGAAGAGGAGACGACAGCGATAGATCCCGCTGAACCTACAGATGAAGAACTGGCTGCTCCGCTGCCGGGGCTCCCTGAAGATGTGGCGGGTTACACACAGTGGTTAAAACTAAATGCCGAACCTATACCACCTGTTCCTCGTGGCGACCCGCACAACGGCGATAAAAATGTTTATGTCAACAAAACACGAGAAACGATTGCGCCCAATGGCGAACAGCAGTTTCCGTATCCTGATGGGAGTATTGTTGTAAAAGAGGCATATCGTCCCGGTAAGGATTATGTCGGACTCATCGCAATTATGCGAAAAAAAGCGGGTGTGAATCCTGATCATAACGATTGGGAGTTCATCGAGTATACGCGGAACGCACCGGATGCCGAATTCGGGGTCATAGCTAAAGATGGCGTCTGTTGGGGATGCCACGCCCGAGTCGAAGATATTGATTATGTTTTTACAGAACTTGAATAAAGAATAAGGAGGTCCTTTTGAATCCACATTACAGTGAGGTCGTGAAGTATGCCAACGACGCTCTGTTATTAACAAATCCCTTAGGTATGAAAGCGGATACAGTCAAGAAGTCATTTCTACTGCTCGCTCTTGTAGTTGGTGTTACAATGTGCCTCTTTTTACCCAAGGCAGCAGAAGCACGTCCTGAATTTGCCACTGAGCTTGGCAAAGAGTGTAGTTTCTGCCACATTGACCCGGCTGGCGGTGGTCCCCGAAATCGCGTTGGCGAAATCTTTGAGGAGAACTATTTTGAGTTCCCTGAAGATTTTGATATGGAAGCCGTAACCGAAGAAGCAAAAGAGATTGTCAAGCAGCTCACGACTTCGCTTGATTTGCAAACTGCATTTATCAAAACAACACATGTCGACGAGGGAGAGAACGCGATTGCTGGCTGCAATTCGTGCCACTCTTCGATTGATAGATTTCTTCTTATGCAAGCAGAGGTCACCTTCAACGCACAAGCCTCTGAACACGTCCGACTCACGCTTTCCAATAACGCGGGGACGACAATGAATGCATTTGCAACAGTAGATGCTATTCCAAAACATCTCTATGTCAAAGTCGGACAGTTCCGACTTCCGTTTGCTATCAAACAGAAGGACCACAACATCCTCGTTCGACAGGGCTATGGACTCGGTTCTAACAAACGGGATGTCGGGGTTGAACTTGGTGGCACCGCAGGAAGACTTTTTTACAATGCCGCCTTCTTTAACGCCGACAATGCCACGGCAACAGGCGGACTTGGTACAGTCGGTGCCCAACTCGGACCGATTCGAGCGGGTGTCTCTGGTATATTTGAAAAGCCGGGCGAAGACTGGGAACGGCTCATCGGGGCGTTTCTTACCGCCTCCTTTGCTGGATTGAGCCTTGAAGGCGAATTCAATTTTGGAAACAGTGGCGAAGTTGCCTCTTTCGCACCCGATGCCGTTGATTCAAAAGGATACTATGTCGGCGCAAGGTACCGACTCCTCCCGCAACTCACGCTCTCCGGTCGATACGGCCTCTTTGATCCGGATAGAACGGTTAAGGGAGACGCGAGCCAACGAGTGACACTCACCGCCCAATACAACTTTATAGAAAACGGGGCAATCTCTCTATTTTACTGGGCGAATCTTGCGAACCCAGACCGCAGTCCTGATGATACCATCTCTGATAAAGGCACGTTAAGACAACTCCAAGGCACCGATCAGATTATTTTGATGTCACACTTCTGGTTCTAACCGTTGTCTGGATCTGTCCCTGTTTGTAATAGACAGGATTTGTGAGTTAATGGTTTTACCTTCATATAATTTTGTAAGGACGGATTGCAGTATCCGTCCTTATGTGTTCATATTTACACATAACGCCACTCAAAGACACCTTGTTTATCTTTGGCACATTCTGGCGAGATTTGGAAACCCATCTGGACTTGACTTCCCTACTTTAAGCACTAAAAAAAATAAAACTCGGTTGGCATAAAAATTGCTACTGTAGAAATTGCGAAATTAAAAAATATCAAAAAATAATCTGTCGCTTTTCCGAGAGGGTATTTTCATGGTAGCTAAACTTTCCAAGGACTTTCTAATCGGTGTGATTGGGCTAATGGCGCTAATCCTTGTTGCCTGTATTTTCTACATTGTACAGGATAACATGACTGCGCGAACACGTTATAGTGTCAAGACCTTCACGCCGCAAGGAGAGGTGCCACAATGGGTCGATTTTTCGATTACGTTTTCAGAGGTGATCGTTGATAAGTCACGCGTCGGCACCGAAATCCCAGCCGAAGCGTTTCGGTTTACGCCAGCTGTTCAAGGCACAGCACGCTGGGTCGCACGCGATAGAATCGGATTTTTCTTAGATGCACCTTTGGCACCCGCCGCACAGTATACTGTTCAACTCACACCCGACCTGAACCCATCTGAAACATTTTTACTCACCGGACAAAAAGATTTCAAATTCGCGACTGAGCCTTTCACAATAGAGCAGACACGCATGGAATTTACCACAAATGAGGCACGTGAACAGGCAACAGGGTTTGGTACGATAGCGTTCAACTACCCTGTAACGACAGCTGATTTAAAAGCACATCTCTCTATTGAATTGGATGATGGAACAGAAATCCCGTATCAGATTGAGACCAACGCTGCTACGGCACGGACAGTTCGATTCAAAACACAACGGATAAAACGCGGCAGTGCCGACCGAGAAATAAAAGTTAAGATTGAAAGAGGATTTAAATGCACAGGCGGACAAATCGGTCTTGAGAAAGCACATGTCACGCCTGTTATGCTTCGAGGTATAGGAACACTCGGGGTAACATATTCGGACGTTTGGGAAAGTGACGGCACGCCATATATTTCAGTCAGTTTCAGCGCACCTGTACTTGGTGATACCGTCGAACCCTATCTGGAACTTACACCGGCAGTAGCGTATCAAGTCGTCGCTGATTATCGGAATATAGAAATCCACGGCGATTTCAAGCGGCGCACAACCTATACGCTGAAAATTCGGCGCGGTCTGACAGCGCGAAATGATGCCGTTTTGAAACAAGACTATATGACAAGGCTGAGAATCCCGGATATTCGACCGCAGCTTCGATTCCTGGGGGACGGTTTCTTTCTTGCACGGGAAGGGCAATTAAACCTCGGACTCACAACGATTAACATTGAGCGCGTAAAACTTGATATCGAAAAAGTTTTTGCGAATAACCTTGTCTATGTCTCAAAATTAGAGAGGTGGAGTCGCTGGAGCCGGAACTTGGGTAAACCTATTCATACGGAAGTACTTGACATTCCATCGCAGTTGAACCAGGAGGTGACGGTACCGATCTCCTTGGAAGACTATCTGTCAGACGAACATGTCGGTATCTTTAAAGTTGTGGCGCGGAACGCGCAGCGGGAATGGGACAGTGCACATCAATGGGTACTCGTTACGGATTTGGGCATCACTGCCAAACGCGCTGGGGATAGCCTATCCGTTTGGGTAAAATCTCTTGCTACCGGCGCAGCAGTGCC
This is a stretch of genomic DNA from Candidatus Poribacteria bacterium. It encodes these proteins:
- a CDS encoding serine hydrolase, encoding MNTTELNPNLTAAPQEVGLSAKRLACVSTTTQKFINEERLAGAVTVVARRGKIAHFETQGMMDIESAKPMQKDTIFRIYSMTKPIAAVAIMMLYEDGKLQLDAPASVYIPELGGLKVTKDPDAETLGLVEVDREMAVLDLMRHTAGLPGAARYMAGKTAIDERYREVGLHRLHVCNLQEMVERLGKIPLLYQPGSKWHYSIAADVLGRLVEVISGQSFDVFLAERIFQPLGMVDTGFYVPSEKIDQFAGMYGPKPGGGLQAVDAPEGGTGHISETSFKRNPKFLSAGGGLVSTAADFSKFCLMLSCKGALDRKRLMKAESVELMTSNHLPEHLIPLDKKPEARYAGLGFGLGVSVRVQQTDWIPASQIREYGWIGGASTEFWISPRDELVAITLAQHLPFSELSEKIKPLVYGAILKE
- a CDS encoding homoserine kinase, yielding MARYTTLSSSELAHIVAQYPIGTPLKLEEMLGGFGNSNFKLTTTAGEFLLKICDEKDPAELQMQISLLQHLCEHAYPTVYPILTKDLRPLTHETVGSVMLYPFLQGEQPQSSPATLEQIGEALAKLHRIPPIDGLPRFPMGISQMVPFFKEVQGTQFATHPFVELLKSQLESMKPQLNASLPMGLLHGDLFLDNTLFNEDQMVAILDFEEGCYDVLLIDVGMTIIGCCYTPEHALNLKAAHRFLDAYNAVRPLTEREWKHLDCFVHYAALSIAFWRFRQFNIRRPDAHRADTYQEMLTRSEQWMIANSR
- a CDS encoding ABC-F family ATP-binding cassette domain-containing protein; this translates as MSLIRLEHITKLYDPDLILDDISVSIEHGDRLGLIGRNGTGKTTLIKIINGMLANFKGKVVAAKGLRIGYLSQEPELARDCTLRQEMLKVFEKRRALEDKMLLLAEEMEAQESPTLLAQYAQIQEQHERLGGYDYEHQINRILGGLGFSELDFNLPIGVLSGGQKSRATLAKLLLEQPDLLLFDEPTNHLDINGIEWLENYLNNEYAGAVLVVSHDRYFLDKVVRKIWELEEHKIKIYRGNYSKYIETKRVEQLVGERAFKKQQAFIAHEEDFIHRNIAGQRTREAQGRRKKLARLERVEKPKREAPTFKLTFTPEARGGNDILRCQNVSKAFGDKVIFTNLNFEVYRRDIVGIIGANGTGKTTLFRMVLGEELPTQGEMWVGPTLKFGHYAQELEGLNPNNEIIDEIWELCPQQTQGEIRSFLGKFLFSGDDVFKRIGNLSGGEQSRVLLAKLLLENANVLLLDEPTNHLDIPAREALEAALAEYPATLFIISHDRYLLSNLATKLLIFDGNPGGTANLFEGNYAEYATQQQQALQEDQPLPEEVQESKPAQPSQPRRKSKSKRKRKIKAQRLVGSN
- a CDS encoding MarR family transcriptional regulator — encoded protein: MSKDQEFHSDIDLIMRVMRHAQAAVKSRFIQDIVPNRLTIVQFNALQHLHWYGHEAGMSVSELGEHLGLAHNTTSGLVSRLERHGWVVRRRCDQDRRRSRIKLTPKSEELFRESVKHATNFWQRTFGQLSTQEQENLIDGLKRLKQVMAKPVWPSYAQLHPRDADHLKERFEADLDELAQAKLKLVGMRLILARIAEKRDEHELAAYLNQAASEEIRHTNQLLVLLGHGENFKTLLSTLVHEDRVVYEELLALLETAPYTEDDEELTLLQQMVQDNQRYRRWFRSVHKQTNQ
- a CDS encoding tetratricopeptide repeat protein, whose protein sequence is MLFLYRLDKLRSEVLLSVIGLILCLTACGPKPIPYSQNTEGSEPSEVAVAHYNWGMAYADQGNLAQAITELTLAIRNEPGWVMPFFTLGVIYGNQGELDRAIQAWERATQLDADFAKAHYNLAVAYSHKAEKTLSIAALREAIRVDEAALAAAKTEPAFDLIRNTPEFQELERSAEEKDSQD
- a CDS encoding sigma-70 family RNA polymerase sigma factor — protein: MQSQSSEKVPLDCYDDTELIEQFQNGDNAAFDALFTRYQKRTYRLVQRFVSNPEDASDLTQDAFIRAYQGLGDFKSQCQFYSWLYRITVNLCIDFLRKKSRSEVLLYDSDESGELPMANIADPRSESPAKAVENKELRAHIRKAVRRLPPKQRQIFILRHWNGLSLKDIAATVGRSDGTVKAHLLHAHRNLRKHLRPYLRETDF